The genomic stretch CAAATACTTTGCATAAGATGTTGCTTTGGTGAATATCTAAATGAATCTTGCCTTTAAACCTTTAACGTCtgtgtgcaacacacacaacataacGGAGAAAACTGTATTTCTCTGCAATTTCTCCAGAATTAAACAAATTGGGAGAGGAataactaaagactgggaaagtagtggaatgctccagaaaggctcagtcattcccaagcaaggatggagcgaggttcaccactttttGAACACATGACtatataaaggatgttactgcatgggctcaggtGCACTTTGTAAAAGTGTCGTGCATGGTTGGCGTGTTGGTCATATGTACGTaagctgtggctgcaggctTCTCACGCCTCTCCAATACAGTATTGATGTTTCACCTCTCTGCCACATCAGCTTTAGGATAGATCAAAATTCAAGAAGAGCCACATCATGTGACTCCACCAGTCAGCATCAGAGCATGAAGAAAATCAACTCAAAGCAGAGAATCAAGGACGAGGGTTCATTTAGTCTGTCAGGTAACTAAAAACACAGTGCAAAACACAGGGCTCCTGCACATCAGTGAAATTCTGTTAACCTCTTGAAtttatcatttacattttttgcagGAGTGTCTTATTTTTGTGGGTTTTGCCACATTTGTAACGTCTGATTTGACTATTTGTTATTTCAGTTACAATGCCAACCATTTGAGTCCCTTAAGGATGTAATTGCTGAAAGATGAACCAGGAAAAAGCTCTGCAGCGAAGTCGACCGCCGTAATAGaaattacaaacacatttgcagtttttttttttttttttttaatttccaatTCAAGACAACTGGCTTGATAACAGAGTTATAATTTTCGTCTCATACTTCACAGTTTGAAAAACAATTACATTCTTCTGATTGCAGTATTGGGAACGCTCagtagatatatatatatatatatatattttgctGTGTATAAAACTTTCACATTCTATAACATctgcagtctgtttttgttttcactgtgtggacCCCGAAACATcatagtttgtgtgtgaacagagcCAAAGATGTAGGCCCACCAGCAGGGTGAAGGGagcaacagccaatcagacacTAAGCTAAGCACATCTACACACCTGGTTATGAGTCTGgctgaagagaagagagatgagagacagacTTTTGAGCTAGAAGCTAAAAGAGTGAGAAATAGAAGACAGGTTACAAGTTAAGTCCCACTACCGTAAAggatagagacagagaagaagcaaAGGCAAAGAGACAGcgtgcaggaggaagaaaaaaaataaataaaaagggagAAGCAGTAAGTTCAGTTTCGAAGGTGTTCTTGTAGAGGGAAGACAGGTGAATTTAGAAAGCCATACGATCAATATTTATAAGTCTTTCTTTTGAGAATGTTTGACCACAATCTGAAAAATCTTACTGTAATgacaatgtaaaaacacactaCCCTGTGAATAAAAAGCAACATCTTTGACCAAAACACCAGTTACACAATAACAACGCTGACAACCATGATGTCGTGGAAATGAAAATGGCCCAAAGTAAATAAACTCACATGAGGAATACTCCTCTGTAATGAGCGCGAGGGAATGAGTGTACAGACCTTGGCGAGGTAGTCCTCAACCCTGCTGTTCTGTCCCTCAGTCACAGGGCTGAGGAGGGAGAATCCCAGGCCTAGGCTCCTGTTCAGGGGCCCCAGTGTGGCCCCATAGTGTGCCGGGGAACCCAAAGAGCCCACGTCCAGCGAGGGCCCTCCAAGGCTTCCGTTTGGGATGCTGCTGGTGATCAGAGATCTGCTGCGCTCGTTGAGCAACTTGGAATTGGCTTCTGCGAGCCGACTGTTGGCCCTGaggggaaaacacagcaaagggTTAATCGTTGATATGATAAGAGGTTTGTCACCATCAGCGCTGCGTGGTGTCTGGTTCCACCCTAGAAACCAGGTATTAAAAGACTGATCTGCTCCACAAAACCCAGCTCTAAACTGTGAAGAATGAGCTGGTCTCACCTCTCCAGTTTGGCAGCCAGAGACTTGCGGAGACGCAGCTCCTCTGTGTAGAGTTGGCGGTATCGTTCTAGCTCCGTGCGTACGGACTCTCTTTGGTTGAGGCTGTCCTGCTGGGTGGTGCGGGCCCGGCCCAGTTCCCCCTCCATCTCCCGGATCTTTTGCTCCAGCTGGGAGCGCAGGTTGGCCTCGTTGGCCGCTTTAATCTGATCCAGTGCTTCTTGGGATGCTGCCTGAGTCTGAGAGACAGACGAACACAATCATATGAAATCAGGCTTAGTGATGTTTTAACAGCAACTATGTACACCAACAGCTCTCCCGCCAGATGTTTTACCTGCAGGAAGAGGTTGACCTGCTCCAGTTTCTGTTGTATCTCCTGACGGGCCCTCTCTTCTGTGTCACGGCGGTATTGCTCCACTTGGCTCTGCTCCACCTGAGAAACCTCCATTCTGCGTCTCAGgtccagcacctcctcctccaactgCCTCTTACTCCTCTCCAGCTGGTCATTACTGCGGTTCAAGCTCTTCAGGGAGGCCAGCTGATCCTTAAGATCCCCGTTCACCTTTTCTAGCTGGCTGCGACGGGACACTTCCTTCTCCAGCTGCACCTGCAGATCGTCCAACTGTTAACGCAGGACAGACGGAGGAAACGTCTGAGGCCAAGTTCTAACAGCTGAGGTGTAACACCACATCTAAGGGAGTCAAGGGGTCGCTAAAGGCAAAGTTCCAAACTTtactagcagtagtagtatATCATTTAGGGGGTAACGTCAAAATCGCAGCGCTGTATCAGGCAAACCTTATCTTTCATTCGTCCAAAGGCACCCTCGGCCTGGCTGTGTCTGCCCTGGTCCATCCGCAGACTGCTCATAGGAGAGCTAAATTCAGCTCCAGCTGTGTCCTGATCCCGCAATTTCTTCTTTGCAGTCTTTAATAAAGTGCGCAACCttaaacacatatgcacaaaatGCACATATTAAAAAATAAGGAAAGTGCTGTTATTTATACATATCCTGCACAAAGGTACCACCAGTTTTGACCACATGTAACCTGTGCACTTGTatttaacttaacttaacttgTAAGTGTAACAAATTCAaaccacatcaacacacacaaacaacctcTCACTAAAGGCAAACTCAAAACGACTGTAAATCATCACCAGAATAAGGTACATCAAAGAATACCAAACACAAAACCacgagacaaacacaagacCTGCAGGGAGTTTTTACACACGAAGAGGAGTCGAgttaaaaaaactgaataaatacacCAGATACACACATCGATGCACCACAGCCACGAAAGCCAGGAAAGGCTGCGCTCTACTGGATCCTAGTTGTGCCTAAATAGTGGGAGGAGGTGCTGCCGTAGGTGAGGAGGACGCGAGGAGGAGGTTAAGGAGTCACCTGTACATTTCTTTTTGaagctctgtgtttctcttcatctcttgaTCCAGCCGGGTGTCTACAGCCTTCTTCTGCTCCGCTACTTTCTTGGctttcttcttttctatttCCATCTGGAACACAAAAACAGGCCAATAACCCTCCAGACTCAAACCACGGTCTCTTTACGGGAGGGATTGGCTACTTAATTcatcatgtactgtacataacaCCAGCCAGTGCATGAATGCTTCGCTGTGATCACCTGGGTGTTCagttctcctttttccttttccagctCTGCCAGGCGCAGTCCTAACTTAGAGCggctcttcagctcctcctcccaCAAGGCCTGAGAGTCCTGGGCTGTGTGAGACAGCATGCTTTGCTTCTGGACCtaagaaagacacagacaagACATTTAGTTAACATTTTGCATAAAGAAGTgataatttattaaaaaaaaaaaaaaaagaagctacTGTCAGCTTTGTTACACTGATCACACACTAGACATTCTGCCAGCTGTTCATCTTATCTGTGAGAGGCTAATTTatagaaaatgtgtgtatgaCTGAACGTctcagaaagagaaagactgagGTGAATAAAACCTGTGGTAGGTTGTTATTTTCCAGAAAGAGGAACTATTTGCTTCTAAAGCCTCTACTTACTGATATTCCTGTTCACTGCACTACTCCaagaaacacaattaaaataGTTTGTTGAATTCTAAATTATCTGATATTTCAACTGCCTTGATTTCATAAAAAAATCGTTAAAACTTTGATTCTCTGGGTAATAATAAGAAGGGGAAATTTAGGCtacttctgctgcttttctcatgttGCTGGCTACCCCAAAATTTAGAAAGTCCCTGCTCGCACTGGTCTCAGGTGAGTTACATACACAAATCCTAGAGAAGAAGATGAGAGTAAGAAATGAAAATCCAAGCTGCAGGTTTTCATAGCCAGGAAACAAAATGTGCCACCGACCTCTCTACTGAGCTGGTCCTCCAAAGTCATCTTACTGCTTTGGAGGTTTGTAACCAAGTCCTCCAAATGACCTCTGACCTACAGAAATAAGAAACGCAGTGTGAAACTAAAATGAAACAGTTTTTTGttggtgttgctgctgtgaaacaACACTTAGCCTGAATGAAGTGACATGCATCATGCAGCTTAAGAGAAAAAAGGAGTAAAAAGACCCCACATACCAAGATCAGGCTTAAGGGGAAAACACATGTTGATGTCACCAAGAAAAACCCAAACCGACCGAAAGCTACTACTTCCTCTGCATGTAAAAACCCCACAAAGCCCAAGAGCATATCATTTTGTAAATACACCGTACGATGTTATCATTTTATAAATTAATATCATTTTTGAGGAAATAGAGGTAAATCCACACAGAGAAACTACGCCTACATCCACAATACCAACCCCTCCTCCAGGTGAGCAGTCAGATAGCTGGAAAAAGATTGGATACTTAAAATATAATAACAGCTTCATAATGTAAATCAGCTATTTGATATCAGAACGGACGAATCAAAATACTGACATATAGATAGTATTTTgtagtattttgtattttaaagtgCATCGAGAACGTGCTTGTGCAGGCacttgtattttgtttacaTCATCACTCACCATGGCAGCTTCCTGAGCTCCTTTCTGAAGTGCATCAATTTTGTTGGACTGTTGCTTTGCAGCAGCTTCCAGCCTGGCATTCTCTATCTCGAGCCTAATGTGACGACACATTGACACTCTGCATCACAGACATTCACACTGTGTATACTGAAACACATCTAGACAATGCATTTAATACATGCTGTTGAATCTGTAATTACATCTGTGTTACAGAGTTAGCTTTTGTGTGTGGTatctaataaaataaaataaactgatcGATGGTTCAGTCCCAGGTCTGCGTGTTTGGACGTACCGCTGCACAgcttcctccagctgtttgatGGTGGTATCAGATGCTGCTGAGGCGGACAGCGCCTCCTGGAGTTTCTGAGCAGCCGTGGTGAGTTCCTTTTCCCTTTCATCCAGCACGCTCTTTAGGCTGTTAAAACGTCTCTCAGCCTGCACATACTGGTCCTCGCTTTCCTCCAGCTACATGACGGAGACAAAGCATCCACCTCATCAGCAATGTTAACAGTGAACTCACCTGTCAGTCCTGCTCTACCACCTGAAAACAGTGACAATGAACCATCTAATTTCAGTGCAGTGCTTGCTTCATACTCATTAATACAGCTGgtatctgtgatgtgatgaGAATATACTGCCACAAGGCGGCACTGTTCCCTGCCGTTACCTTTCCTTTGAGCCTGTCCAAGTCTTTGAGGAGCCGGCCCTTCTCGTCCTCCAGGTCATTGCGATAGCGTGTGTTGACCTCCAGAGAAGCCTCACTCATTGACAGCTTCTTGAGTGAGTCAGCtagctcctgctgcagctgccttACACTAGTCTGTGCACAGACGGAAGACGAAGAAAGCAGACTTTGAAGAGATATAAAGGGAGATCTGAACCAGCATGTGGAAGAAAGGCTCAAAGTGGGtctggaggaagcagagaggtaATCCTCTTACCCTGCAGAGTCCTTGTCTTACCTCTCTTTCGTTCTTCTCTTCCTCTAGCTTGTAGATCTGATCTCGGAGATCAGCAGCCTTACTGGCGAGCTCCTTATTTCTCTCCTCCACTAGTTGTACTCTTTCTTCGCAGTCAGAGCGCAGCTTGGACAAGATGTCACTGAAGCGCTCTTGGGCGTCTGTCACAGCACGCTCCTTTGCAACACCTTTGTTCTGGGCTTCCTCTAGCTGTTGCCGTAATAACATGCCCTCACTCTGGGCTTGGGCTAACCGCTCCTGTGTGGCCTCTTGGCGTGCTCCGGCACGGCTGACCAGCTCCCTCTCGGTCTGCAGAGTAGCTTCCAGCTCCTTGACACGTACAGCTGCCTGGTCCTTCTCCCGCTGTAGGACCTCCAGCAGTAAAGCTTTCTCCgtcagctgcagtgtgaccCGATGAACCTCGTTCTCCATGCTGTTTGCGCGAGCCTCTGCCTTGGACAGCTTCTGGGACAGGCTGCTGACCGCCTCACGCTGACTCGCGGTCTCACCTGTTACAAAACAAGTTCCGAGTTAAGCAAGACagaaagcagtaaaaaaaagatgcacaaaacaaaatgctgcttAAAAAATTCAATACAATCTATGGCAGCCAGTGTAGACCACAGCAGCGGCACAGACAGAGTAACCTGTACATCAGCCAATCAGGGTCTCTCAGGGTAAACAGTGACACTGGTTCTGAGCAGTTACATCTGGAATTAGGGAAAATTCATGCCACCAGAGGCAACTGAATCAACTGAAATGGCAAATCAAATCTAGCTATCAGTGGCAGCTGCTACAGTCAAGCCAAGTCTGTGCTTGGGGCTGCTCATTCATTCCTACCACTACTAACCTGTGAGTCTGTCTTTAAGACGCTGGTGTTCCTCTTTCTCGCGGAGCAGagctttctctgtttctgtttgagctGCCAAGCAAAGCTCTGTCTCCTTGACGGCTCCAGCCAGGCGGGTACGAGTGGACTCGACCTCTGCCTCCAGTGTTTCACGAGTCTGCCGCTCATTTTCCAGACGGGTTGTTGTTATAGACAACTCAGACTTCAGGGTGGTCACCTGGTTATTGCAGTTGAAGACAGTTTGGGTCAGGGCTTCACCGTTGAGTTTGAGATCTCGCCGAGCATCTTCGAGCTGTTCCTTGAGGGCCTCGTTCTCTTCCAAAAGGTGGCTCTCCTTGAGACTGCTGTTGGCCTGCAAACGCTCGAGGTCTGCTTTCAGGATGGTCACCTGCTCCTGTAAGTTAGCACTCTGCTGGAGCAACTCCCTCTCCCTGTCACTGGCCTCAGTGAGCTGAGACAAGGCCTATgaataacagaaaaaataaatattaagaCTGCCTCAAGAGGACAGGTTTTCTGTacagatttgatttgaaaatgtacTATTTATTCCCAAAAATGTGTATGTACAAATAGTAATCTAGTATAGCATGGTAATACTAACAGTAATCTATAAGTAACACCACACTGTACCATTCTTACTTTACAATTCCTGATTTTAACATTAACTTAACATTTTTCTGTTAATTAGCAGCCACGTAGGAAGAAACACAGCATCAATGGGTGCCGACAGTGAGAATGATATCTAAACCAAAACCAAACTAATACACTCTAGGCTGATGGATATCACTCTGAGGATTACCTCATTGCTTCTGCTTATGTTTCTCTTGCTCTCATCCTCAATCTCTTGCTGCTTACGGAGATTTCTGTTGAGCAGATTCTCCTGCAGTGTCCGAGCACTGCGCTCCTGAGCCAGCAGTCTCTGGGTCTCACTGTGGTCCTCTTCAAGCTGGGGGGTTGATATATAACCCACTAATGTAACAATCATATGACGACTGGACAAGCGAGTGACTGATAAAATCaatacaacaaaacatcaatgcaacaaaaacagcttAACAAAGTCACTGCACACTTTGGACACCAGATGTTTAAGAGGGTGTACCTGTTTCATGTTGTTGACCAGTGTTCTCATCTCCAGCTCCATATTCCTGAGGGTGAGCTCcaccttctgtctctcctgaaCCTCTAACTgttgctgctcctctgtcctcctcagctttTCTCTGGTGGTGTTGTACATCATGGTGGCGTTGCGGCGATTTTCCTGCTCCTGTTTGAGCTGAAATCTATGCCAAATATCAGACAGAAATTTCaacttacaaaataaaaaaagataccCACAAAACAGGCAGTCACATAAGATATGTTGCACAGGAAtaagagaagagagactgagactatgtacagaaacaaatacagagTACTCTTGTAGTAGGAAGTAGTTCTCACTTGAGGTTTGTGACTTCAGTCTGCAATTCCAGCTGGTTGCGTTCCAAGCCCGATTTAACATCTTTAACTTCCTCCAGAGAGCTCTTCAACTCCGCCCTCTCCATTTCCAGCTGGCTCACCTTGTCTGTCAGGTAACCATGGCGGCTTCTTGCCTTCTGAATGGAGCGTTCATATTCATGAAAAATGTTCTGCAGCTTCACCATGCTTCTCGAGTCTgggagagagatagatagaCGGATAGTTATAATATAGCAGAGTCTGTATAGGATATTGCTTTCAATGGTGAGATCATATACATGTATTTTGAAAATTCAATGAAGCAACTACCCAAAGTGGCCGAGTCCAGCTTCTGAATGAGGAGGGATGCGTGGCGATAGCCTGAAGTGGGAGAGTCGATGTCATCTGTAGCTGTGTCCGATGACTGAGTGAGTTCATCAAAGTCTTCTGCCATCTCCATTTCTTCAGGGTTCTGAATATGGACACAAAATATGGTCTTAATATCATTCAGTTTCTCGTTCTGTATTAACATTTAGTTACTGTCAGAATTGGCGTTTTACCTCGTTTTTCTGCTGTCCATTGGTTGACAACCTGAGGCCAACAAACAAAGGGAAGGAAAACAGGTTATTTGTGTGTTCTCAGACTATGAGCTACATTGCAGATTTGTTGGAAGTGTTATGGTATAATGCAGTATACTatttcatttttggaaaatCTGTGGTCAGTCATGCAACTATGGATGGAGCAGAAGAAttaaaatcaagaaaaactGCACCCAAATCACCGCCCACCACCAATATTATGAAGGTTTGTGTAGACTGAATGCAAAGTGAATTGCCATCTTGGCTTattcagacaaatgtagtgacTTTTAGAAAGTTTTAGAAGTCTGTGTTTATCCATCACAAACTACTAATGCACAAACATGATCTTCTAACTTACCAACAACTCCAGTAGGTTCTCTTATgttcctcctgtttcttttatttcttttctctctatATTCTCATGATGTAAAATGCTGCAGGTTTCAGAaaagcatgattttttttccaatttgaCTCATTTTTTTCACTTGCACAGACACCTTCTTTAGCTCTCAGAGTGAATCTGTAAATTGACTTTGAACACAATTGGGCTGCCTGTAATTCACTTTGCATTCAGACTGAACACGCCTCATGGGTTAGTAACAGAGAGGTGAAAAAAGCGGCATACTGCATATATACCTTCCTTCATCGTCCGACACTTCACTTAAAGTGCTATcgtcaaacactgacagaggatCTCCATTAACATGGGGGTTGGTCTGAGGGGCTCTGCTGCGCCGGGCCCCTCTGACCAGCTCCAGCTGCAAGTTCTCCTCTACAGCTTGCCCCTCGTGTTTGTTGCTATTGTAGGTCTGCTGGAGTGGGAGATGCAATTGCACTGGTACCTCGTTGGTGCTATGGAGAGCAACAAACCTGACAGTCAATGAGTTGTGACATCTACTGTACATGTTGGGGCCCTTAGAGGTACTGCTGAAGAAAGCCCTCtttaaatgaaaccacagaGAGTTCAAAAGTCTAGACCAGACTCTTTCTGTTGAATATGtcattgaaaaacaaatttagCAAAAAAGTACTGAGTGAAAAGTTTGTTATAAATTCAATTCAagacaactacacacacacaccatgcatacacacatgcacacacacaagcaaaaataaaatcttttctTGCATATCTAACTTTTCAATTTGGAGAATTGTGAATGTGATGTTATGAAATCATAAAAGCAATAGTTAATGTTTGCTAATGCTAAGTGTCAGGGCctaaaaaatgtacaaaaccaAATTAAGTCATACCTCTTGGTGGCCAGaggctgctgtttctgctgagtTGCTCCAACTTGACTTGACAGGCATCCTAACCTGCTCTCAAGTTTCACAGCACCCACTTCTTCCAATGCCGTTCCGCCAGTATCCCAGGAAGTACTGGACTTGTGCACCTCCATTGCAGTCTTTGTCGCCTCTTTACCAACCTGAAAAGACAAGGGTAAATATGATAACTGCACTTCAGAGACTATTCTTGAATGAAACGGGTTGGGACCAGCCTTTTAAGATGCGTTTTGGAGCAGGGACTTGTACACTTTGTCATACATAATTTAGTGTCACCCCTCCCTTTGGAGACCTAACACCTTACTGTGGTTACTCTATTTGACATTGCATTTTCAGTTAATTACAAGCACGATTCCATGCATCGCAATGCTTGCTGTGGTATTCTAAATACATGAATTGAGAGAAATCTCATCAATTTTGGCCAGTCTGATATGAATGGTGAACGTCCAAAAACTAGGAGAGACAGTGGTCTGCAAGAGATTTTCCCAAAAATTCAACTAGAATCTGAAGACAGTAGAATACAAAGGACTCTTCACTAATTCCATGTGAGCTCAATACAGTAGTATATACTGAATGTTATTTACATCACCATCTCACTGACATTAGTTGTTCTCTCCATGAATTAAACAGCCAAACTGTGTTGCAAAGACATGtgcaaaatgaatattttcttctATGCTTTGTTCCAAATGCTCCAAAGGctggtcaaaaaacaaaacctatTCATTCCATGGAGATATGCCTGCTTGAGAAACACATGTATGCATAAAGAATAACTTACACACACCATgcatcaaaaggaaaaaaaaaacaaaaaaaaacatccagcaaTCGTCACATCATGACAACGGCACTTCTTTTGCGGGCAAAGAAGGCTATTATTTGAACAATCTTCACACCACATCACCTAAAAAGAAAGACTTTATCCAACAGAAGCCATTCAACACAAAGATACATGCGAAGTCCATGCACGATGAAGGACAAGTTATTACTGAAGAACACACAAGACTAAGCTTTGTCTGGTATTCTTGACTGCACTCCTGACGAAATGACCAATATTTTTTAACTGCTAGTCAGCACCGAACGTTCCTTGGTTGCAGTGCAAATGACCTTCAACAAATTCACTTCTACATGTCTTAACGGTTagttaaaaagacacaaaaatgtaaGGAGAAACATGCAAGATTAACTTTTGTACTTGAAatcaaaccaaaagaaaaaaaacatgaagacatgGCAAACGAACATCTAACAAAGAATACGATGATGGTCAGTTTGGGTCCTCTTAAACAGCTgattaaaagaaatgaagaacatggatgaaatgaagagaaagagaggcgaTCTAGGCGACTATGGGAGGGGCGGCCATCCTCTACCTCTTTCTGGAGTTGGgccttttctttctccaaaTCCAGGAAGACAACCTTCAGCATCCCTACCTCAAGTTTAAACCTTTCCATGTCCTCTTCCAGCTCCTCGTCAGAAACACCTGGGACAGATGCTGAACATCTGCTTAGTGACGGGGGGCGAGACTTGGTGAATTCCTCAGGAACCTCTTCTGAACTCGCACGGTTCTTCTCAGCCTCATCTAGATTAGCGGTGTTGTCCTTCAAGATAAGGTCCAGATGTGGTTTCTGGAACGGCCCAAGTTTGGCCTTATCAGACACGGGTACGGTATGACCATTAGTAAAAGCTGTGGTAACACGATCCATGCTGTGGTCTCTCTGAGCTGTGGTGAGTCGTGGCGAAGGAGATCTGCACTCCTCATCAGTGAGCAGCTCTGGCTCTCGACACATGCTGCTCTCACTGGCTGGATGCTCACAGACCTGCATCCTGTCCTCATAAACTGACTTGTCAGTTGATTCTGTCACAGAGTCTTCCAGTCCAGACTCCCTCTGCTCAGGTATGGTGAGAAGGACCGTACTCCTCGCTCTGGCCGTGGGGCGCACAATGACTTCCccttcttcttcatcacttgattcttcttctgcagaCGTATATTCAGCCATGGCATGCTCTTTTTCTGTGACATCTTCTGCAGGGCGCCTTGATCTAAGCAGTTCACCAAATTTCTCTTTTAATTCTCCAGCAACGTTCTTGAAGGTGGATTTTACCTCCCTTTTCTCCACCTCTACCCAGAGCTTCTCATAACGTTTCTCCCATGGGACGTCATCACCTGCTTCACCTCTTTCTTCAGGACTGTGCGGATCTCTAAAGTCATTATCCTGTTCTCCAGTGTCAGAGCCCACAGGGCCAGATGGGCATGGGCTATTGAGAGCTAACTCACATGCATCTACTGCATAATCTTTCTCCTTTGATGGCATGGGTGgacaaggaaaaacacaaaacagacaagacaaaaatgcaaaaaccaAGTTTGGACTTAAAATACACAATAATCAAATAAACATGGAGTCATTTCAACATGACATTTCCATATCCCTTCTTAAAATATTAGCAAACAACATTTGAATTAtagaaaatatttgaaattatATTATATTTGAATTTACAATAATGTTATTTGGGATGGACCAACCTTGGCACTTACAACTagccaaaacaaaccaaacataaATCTTTGATCTTGGGGTAGATCGTTTAATTAAATTTGGATAGCT from Chaetodon auriga isolate fChaAug3 chromosome 6, fChaAug3.hap1, whole genome shotgun sequence encodes the following:
- the ankrd26 gene encoding ankyrin repeat domain-containing protein 26 isoform X2; protein product: MKKIFSFTKKKKHPSGTPDNGSVLSVGYELKDKDLGKVHKAASVGDLAKLKQLAKKNDINQLDKENRTALHIACANGHVEVVQFLLEGKAKLNLCDNQNRSALMKAVQCQHERCVSILLENHADPNLVDINGNTALHLAANIPSISTAVLLLEHEADINAQNKEAFTPLTVAVREDHIEMAEFLLKEGADVNFMDQDQRSPLMIAAGNGQIGMLRLLLRFNADISLKDRNGWSADDHAVMNGHHPCSLLIIEHSTQRNDGQSLSHQGPSKKKKRMLLGSPSQDVEASFSLGGPAADKDDFEDNSQSESLSRVSKSAGDEWPSSEDDDESGLIEKKPQKVNLRKMIASKRGEASALPDRSLSGTESEPESENRVQRIPSIPKALPSSRTPQHPVDPSPISFLSKAPQMTSTPNPLYRKKEDSTEDEDDDDDDDDKEEERDDDDDEEEEEEEEGDISDENDQPEESAESHDATLPAPQTEVSKDRKRDFLSELGLEKGEEESDSLDSESHSENPNMPHEEKQSLHTQDQEEVSPVQEEIKENLFYIPSFLRGEGSNRMAALEPRRSVGRPRGCQGEAGNNNNGHNGGEHVDKDDTVQKETERAKWEPLSVLSKLEGDKDQKTDLMEELGLGDVDDLEDASDWDSASTTSKRTLPGRRMASPGLEEFPECSNPSVKEQDEDTAPAAPLTPQRSILSNKRLGTSPPSVPHPQPRARKMVLQKPESEEESDWEPDNLMSSSSTAKIDTELQNIAEPQAVCRPGSPDLPLMASENKSNIESDNQQQKVGKEATKTAMEVHKSSTSWDTGGTALEEVGAVKLESRLGCLSSQVGATQQKQQPLATKSTNEVPVQLHLPLQQTYNSNKHEGQAVEENLQLELVRGARRSRAPQTNPHVNGDPLSVFDDSTLSEVSDDEGRLSTNGQQKNENPEEMEMAEDFDELTQSSDTATDDIDSPTSGYRHASLLIQKLDSATLDSRSMVKLQNIFHEYERSIQKARSRHGYLTDKVSQLEMERAELKSSLEEVKDVKSGLERNQLELQTEVTNLKFQLKQEQENRRNATMMYNTTREKLRRTEEQQQLEVQERQKVELTLRNMELEMRTLVNNMKQLEEDHSETQRLLAQERSARTLQENLLNRNLRKQQEIEDESKRNISRSNEALSQLTEASDRERELLQQSANLQEQVTILKADLERLQANSSLKESHLLEENEALKEQLEDARRDLKLNGEALTQTVFNCNNQVTTLKSELSITTTRLENERQTRETLEAEVESTRTRLAGAVKETELCLAAQTETEKALLREKEEHQRLKDRLTGETASQREAVSSLSQKLSKAEARANSMENEVHRVTLQLTEKALLLEVLQREKDQAAVRVKELEATLQTERELVSRAGARQEATQERLAQAQSEGMLLRQQLEEAQNKGVAKERAVTDAQERFSDILSKLRSDCEERVQLVEERNKELASKAADLRDQIYKLEEEKNERETSVRQLQQELADSLKKLSMSEASLEVNTRYRNDLEDEKGRLLKDLDRLKGKLEESEDQYVQAERRFNSLKSVLDEREKELTTAAQKLQEALSASAASDTTIKQLEEAVQRLEIENARLEAAAKQQSNKIDALQKGAQEAAMLSDCSPGGGVRGHLEDLVTNLQSSKMTLEDQLSREVQKQSMLSHTAQDSQALWEEELKSRSKLGLRLAELEKEKGELNTQMEIEKKKAKKVAEQKKAVDTRLDQEMKRNTELQKEMYRLRTLLKTAKKKLRDQDTAGAEFSSPMSSLRMDQGRHSQAEGAFGRMKDKLDDLQVQLEKEVSRRSQLEKVNGDLKDQLASLKSLNRSNDQLERSKRQLEEEVLDLRRRMEVSQVEQSQVEQYRRDTEERARQEIQQKLEQVNLFLQTQAASQEALDQIKAANEANLRSQLEQKIREMEGELGRARTTQQDSLNQRESVRTELERYRQLYTEELRLRKSLAAKLERANSRLAEANSKLLNERSRSLITSSIPNGSLGGPSLDVGSLGSPAHYGATLGPLNRSLGLGFSLLSPVTEGQNSRVEDYLAKMQSELDRNISKELNNASAELDVSSARMSPVGSASRMELDPVSRATQQYLEVLKKNNMI